A stretch of Vannielia litorea DNA encodes these proteins:
- a CDS encoding ATP-binding protein: MIRREFRHVSHPALTPSPLARTAQAFRGRVWHVLGAAVVFLGVGAFLPDLRLSLVLVACGSTLAAVAVLLKLLSGRQAEAEKALAATVAGFTELDSAPCFTTDPLGCVTHLNASARKRFSAEAGETLPRIMRDLLASPAALLSRLEARAEARGHTSEDVVTRKGHMRLVVHRLGQEGFLWRMEDMVERDGSRGAESLSLPMMTVNKTGAILFMNEALRRVLGGRAKRLEEVFVDVPEDGLGGPQRISGPSGELPCHVVEVAGQAGRREVYLLPAGKPATQPAAVSAATEVLDHLPVALLRIRRDGTLSMANRLARELLGHDDVIDMSFAELVEGLGRSVRDWVTDAAEGRGPLRAEVARAKMPLKDVFLQVSLSRVVENGEPSLVAVLNDATELKTLEAQFVQSQKMQAIGQLAGGVAHDFNNLLTAISGHCDLLLLRHDQGDPDYGDLVQINQNANRAASLVGQLLAFSRKQNLQPEILDMRETLSDLGHLLNRLVGERVSLSLTHDPELPAIRADKRQLEQVIMNLVVNARDAMPEGGTITVETQTRTLDEELHRDRATVPAGTYVVVSVSDQGTGIHPDKIGKIFEPFWTTKRPGEGTGLGLSTAYGIVKQSGGYIFVDSILGQGSSFTLYFPAYDRPEEAPRRALDQLPREPAGKGEGVILLVEDEAPVRAFASRALRMRGYTVLEAENAEEALRVLEDIELKVDVFVTDVIMPGMDGPSWVRKALEMRPDVKVVFVSGYAEDSFDNEQALIPNSVFLPKPFSLNELTATVHDQIH; the protein is encoded by the coding sequence ATGATTCGAAGGGAGTTCCGACACGTGTCGCACCCAGCGCTGACACCTTCACCGCTTGCGCGAACCGCGCAGGCCTTTCGGGGAAGGGTCTGGCATGTGCTGGGCGCCGCGGTCGTCTTCCTCGGCGTGGGCGCCTTCCTGCCCGATCTGCGGCTGTCTCTCGTTCTGGTGGCCTGCGGATCCACGCTGGCTGCCGTGGCGGTGCTGCTCAAGCTGCTCTCCGGGCGTCAGGCCGAAGCGGAGAAGGCCCTTGCCGCAACGGTTGCAGGCTTTACCGAGCTCGATTCCGCCCCCTGTTTCACCACCGATCCGCTGGGCTGCGTGACCCATCTCAACGCCAGCGCGCGCAAGCGCTTCTCGGCCGAGGCGGGCGAGACCCTGCCACGGATCATGCGGGATCTTCTGGCCAGCCCCGCCGCGCTGCTCAGCCGGCTCGAGGCCCGGGCCGAAGCGCGCGGCCACACTTCGGAAGATGTGGTCACACGCAAGGGCCACATGCGGCTCGTGGTCCACCGGCTCGGGCAGGAGGGATTCCTGTGGCGGATGGAAGACATGGTCGAGCGCGACGGCTCGCGCGGCGCCGAGAGTCTCAGCCTGCCGATGATGACGGTCAACAAGACCGGCGCGATCCTGTTCATGAACGAGGCCCTCCGCCGCGTTCTGGGCGGGCGCGCCAAGCGGCTCGAGGAGGTCTTCGTCGATGTGCCCGAGGACGGTCTCGGCGGACCGCAGCGCATTTCGGGGCCCTCGGGCGAGCTGCCGTGCCATGTGGTCGAGGTGGCGGGGCAGGCCGGGCGGCGCGAGGTCTATCTGCTGCCGGCCGGCAAACCCGCCACGCAGCCCGCCGCCGTTTCCGCGGCCACGGAGGTGCTCGACCATCTGCCGGTCGCGCTGCTGCGCATCCGCAGGGATGGCACGCTTTCGATGGCCAACCGCCTGGCGCGCGAGCTCCTGGGCCATGACGACGTGATCGACATGTCCTTTGCCGAGCTGGTCGAGGGGCTTGGCCGCTCGGTGCGCGACTGGGTCACCGACGCCGCCGAGGGTCGCGGCCCGCTGCGGGCCGAGGTCGCCCGCGCCAAGATGCCTCTGAAAGACGTGTTCCTCCAGGTCTCGCTGAGTCGCGTGGTCGAGAACGGCGAGCCCTCGCTGGTGGCGGTGCTCAACGACGCGACCGAGCTGAAGACGCTCGAGGCCCAGTTCGTCCAGAGCCAGAAGATGCAGGCCATCGGCCAGCTCGCGGGCGGCGTGGCGCATGATTTCAACAACCTGCTCACCGCCATCTCCGGCCATTGCGACCTGCTGCTGCTGCGCCACGACCAGGGCGATCCGGACTACGGCGACCTGGTGCAGATCAACCAGAACGCCAATCGCGCCGCCAGCCTCGTCGGCCAGTTGCTCGCCTTCTCCCGAAAGCAGAACCTCCAGCCCGAGATCCTCGACATGCGCGAGACGCTGTCGGACCTCGGCCACCTGCTCAACCGGCTGGTGGGGGAGCGCGTGAGTCTCTCGCTCACCCACGACCCCGAGCTGCCCGCCATCCGGGCCGACAAGCGCCAGCTCGAGCAGGTCATCATGAACCTCGTGGTCAACGCCCGCGATGCCATGCCCGAGGGCGGCACCATCACCGTCGAGACCCAGACCCGCACGCTCGACGAAGAGCTGCACCGCGACCGCGCCACCGTGCCCGCCGGCACCTATGTGGTGGTCTCGGTTTCCGACCAGGGCACCGGCATCCACCCCGACAAGATCGGCAAGATCTTCGAGCCGTTCTGGACCACCAAGCGCCCGGGCGAGGGCACCGGGCTCGGGCTCTCGACCGCCTATGGCATCGTCAAGCAGAGCGGCGGCTATATCTTCGTGGATTCGATCCTCGGCCAGGGCAGCAGCTTCACGCTCTATTTCCCGGCCTACGACCGGCCCGAAGAAGCGCCGCGCCGGGCCCTCGACCAGCTCCCGCGCGAGCCCGCCGGGAAGGGCGAGGGCGTGATCCTTCTGGTCGAAGACGAGGCCCCCGTGCGAGCCTTCGCTTCGCGCGCGCTGCGGATGCGGGGCTACACCGTCCTCGAGGCCGAAAACGCCGAGGAGGCCCTGCGCGTGCTCGAGGACATCGAGCTGAAAGTCGATGTCTTCGTGACCGATGTCATCATGCCGGGCATGGACGGCCCGAGCTGGGTGAGGAAGGCCCTGGAGATGCGGCCCGACGTGAAGGTTGTCTTCGTGTCCGGCTATGCCGAGGACAGCTTCGACAACGAGCAGGCCCTGATCCCGAATTCCGTCTTCCTGCCCAAGCCCTTCTCGCTCAACGAGCTGACCGCAACCGTGCACGACCAGATCCACTGA
- a CDS encoding RsmB/NOP family class I SAM-dependent RNA methyltransferase, whose amino-acid sequence MTPAARIAAAAEVLDAIATGLAAEQALSRWGRANRFAGSKDRAAIRDHVFDALRRRSSCAAWGGGLSGRALMLGLLRAEGRDPDEVFTGEGHAPAPLSPEERAAGDAPEGPAALDCPAWLSAELEASLGPDFEPVLKALQARADVFLRVNALKATREEACAALAAEGVEAEPFPLAPHALRVTAGARRIQATRAFAEGLVELQDAGSQAICEAIPLPAQGRVLDFCAGGGGKSLALAARAPALRYFAHDANPRRMNDIPARAARAGVEITRTEAPEGRFELVVADVPCSGSGAWRRQPEAKWQLDQDGLSALAATQAAILEEVAPRVAPQGRLAYVTCSLLDAENGAQAAGFLARNPGWQQESSLRLTPRDGGDGFFLAVFTRQGGA is encoded by the coding sequence ATGACCCCCGCCGCCCGTATTGCCGCCGCCGCCGAGGTGCTGGATGCCATCGCCACCGGCCTTGCCGCCGAGCAGGCCCTGAGCCGCTGGGGCCGGGCCAACCGCTTCGCCGGCAGCAAGGACCGCGCCGCGATCCGTGATCACGTGTTCGACGCCCTGCGCCGCCGGTCGAGCTGTGCCGCCTGGGGCGGCGGGCTGAGCGGCCGGGCGCTGATGCTGGGCCTGCTGCGCGCCGAGGGCCGCGACCCGGACGAGGTCTTCACCGGCGAGGGCCACGCCCCCGCACCCCTGTCGCCGGAGGAGCGCGCCGCGGGTGATGCGCCCGAAGGCCCTGCGGCGCTGGATTGCCCGGCCTGGCTGTCGGCCGAGCTGGAGGCCTCGCTCGGGCCCGATTTCGAGCCTGTTCTCAAGGCCCTGCAGGCGCGGGCTGATGTGTTCTTGCGGGTGAACGCGCTGAAGGCCACGCGCGAAGAGGCCTGCGCCGCACTCGCCGCCGAGGGGGTCGAAGCTGAGCCTTTTCCGCTCGCGCCCCATGCGCTCCGCGTCACCGCGGGCGCGCGCCGCATCCAGGCCACCCGCGCCTTCGCCGAGGGTCTGGTGGAGCTGCAGGATGCCGGCTCCCAGGCCATTTGCGAGGCGATTCCGCTGCCCGCGCAGGGCCGGGTGCTCGATTTCTGTGCGGGCGGTGGCGGCAAGAGCCTCGCCCTCGCGGCCCGCGCGCCGGCGCTGCGCTACTTCGCCCATGACGCCAACCCCCGACGGATGAACGACATTCCGGCCCGTGCCGCCCGTGCCGGGGTGGAGATCACCCGCACGGAGGCGCCCGAGGGCCGGTTCGAGCTGGTGGTGGCCGATGTGCCCTGTTCCGGCTCCGGCGCCTGGCGCCGCCAGCCCGAGGCCAAGTGGCAGCTCGACCAAGATGGCCTGTCGGCCCTTGCCGCCACCCAGGCCGCGATCCTCGAGGAGGTCGCGCCGCGCGTCGCACCGCAAGGGCGGCTGGCCTATGTCACCTGCTCCCTGCTCGATGCCGAGAACGGGGCGCAGGCCGCGGGCTTCCTGGCGCGCAATCCGGGTTGGCAGCAGGAAAGCAGCCTTCGGCTCACCCCGCGCGACGGCGGCGACGGGTTTTTTCTCGCCGTTTTCACACGTCAGGGTGGTGCCTGA
- the guaB gene encoding IMP dehydrogenase, with amino-acid sequence MEIREALTFDDVLLVPAASRVLPSTANTATRVTRDISMNIPLLSSAMDTVTESRMAITMAQAGGIGVIHKNLDIEAQAREVRRVKRFESGIVYNPVTLTPNQTLADAKALIERYNFTGFPVVDEQHRVVGIVTNRDMRFATSDDTPVKVMMTSKDLAVLREPADREEAISLMKARRIEKLLVTDAAGKLTGLLTLKDTEQSVLNPTACKDSLGRLRVAAATSVGDAGFERTSALVDAGADIVVIDTAHGHSEGVIAAVKRAKQLSNEVQIIAGNVATAEATLALIEAGADAVKVGIGPGSICTTRMVAGVGVPQLTAIMDCARAAGDVPVIADGGIKFSGDFAKAIAAGASCAMVGSMIAGTDESPGEVILWQGRSFKAYRGMGSLGAMASGSADRYFQKDAASDKLVPEGIEGQVPYKGSAGTVVHQLVGGLRAAMGYTGCATVEEMRKNCRFVRITGAGLKESHVHDVQITRESPNYRIG; translated from the coding sequence ATGGAGATTCGCGAGGCCCTGACCTTCGACGATGTTTTGCTCGTTCCCGCCGCAAGCCGGGTCCTGCCGTCTACCGCCAATACGGCGACCCGCGTGACGCGGGACATCTCCATGAACATCCCGCTGCTGAGTTCCGCGATGGACACGGTGACCGAGAGCCGCATGGCCATCACCATGGCCCAGGCCGGCGGGATCGGGGTGATCCACAAGAACCTCGACATCGAGGCCCAGGCCCGCGAGGTGCGCCGGGTGAAGCGCTTCGAGAGCGGCATCGTCTACAACCCCGTCACCCTGACCCCGAACCAGACCCTGGCCGACGCCAAGGCACTGATCGAGCGCTACAACTTCACCGGCTTCCCGGTGGTCGACGAGCAGCACCGCGTGGTGGGCATCGTCACCAACCGCGACATGCGCTTCGCCACCTCCGACGACACGCCGGTGAAGGTCATGATGACCTCGAAGGATCTCGCTGTGCTGCGCGAGCCCGCCGACCGCGAAGAGGCGATCAGCCTGATGAAGGCCCGCCGGATCGAGAAGCTGCTGGTGACCGATGCCGCCGGCAAGCTCACCGGCCTGCTGACCCTGAAGGACACCGAGCAGTCGGTGCTGAACCCCACCGCCTGCAAGGACAGCCTCGGCCGCCTCCGGGTGGCCGCCGCCACCTCTGTCGGCGACGCAGGCTTCGAGCGCACCTCCGCGCTGGTCGACGCGGGCGCCGACATCGTGGTGATCGACACGGCGCATGGCCATTCCGAGGGCGTGATCGCGGCGGTGAAGCGGGCCAAGCAACTCTCCAACGAGGTGCAGATCATCGCCGGCAACGTGGCCACCGCCGAGGCCACCCTCGCGCTGATCGAGGCCGGTGCGGACGCGGTGAAAGTGGGCATCGGCCCCGGCTCCATCTGCACCACCCGCATGGTCGCGGGCGTCGGCGTGCCCCAGCTCACCGCGATCATGGACTGCGCCCGCGCGGCGGGCGACGTGCCGGTGATCGCCGATGGCGGCATCAAGTTTTCCGGCGATTTTGCCAAGGCCATCGCGGCGGGTGCGTCCTGCGCCATGGTCGGCAGCATGATCGCGGGCACCGACGAGAGCCCGGGCGAGGTGATCCTCTGGCAGGGCCGCTCGTTCAAGGCCTATCGCGGCATGGGTTCGCTCGGCGCCATGGCCAGCGGCTCGGCCGACCGCTACTTCCAGAAGGACGCGGCCTCCGACAAGCTGGTGCCCGAGGGCATCGAGGGCCAGGTGCCCTACAAGGGCTCTGCCGGCACCGTGGTTCACCAGCTGGTCGGCGGGCTCCGGGCCGCGATGGGCTACACCGGCTGCGCCACCGTCGAGGAAATGCGCAAGAACTGCCGTTTCGTGAGGATCACCGGCGCGGGCCTCAAGGAGAGCCATGTGCATGATGTGCAGATCACCCGCGAAAGCCCGAATTATCGCATCGGATAA
- a CDS encoding sigma-54-dependent transcriptional regulator, with protein sequence MAQAMKIAIIDDEQDMRQSISQWLALSGFETETYPSAEEALKGIGPDYPGAVVSDIRMPGMDGMALLKKLMAQDSALPVIMITGHGDVPMAVEAMRVGAFDFLEKPFNPDRMTQLAKRATQRRRMSLDARALRRELGGGTTIMKKLIGASPVMERLREDILDLGQADGHVLIDGETGTGKTLAAHALHAVGSRASKEFVIVSCAAFDEEELAAQLFEGNADKGRLPLVEQARGGTLCLEDIEALSPGLQARLLQFINEQGTPAETRIVAVSNLQEQGKTSEDALRPDLYYRLAAMKITLPPLRQRGEDILLLFTRLSEQFAEEYGCEAPAVSAQEAAQLLQAPWQGNVRQLINIAERAVLQARRGSGTIASLLMNDEGEVQPVMTTEGKPLKEYVEAFERMLIDNTMRRHKGSIVNVMEELCLPRRTLNEKMAKYGLQRSDYLG encoded by the coding sequence ATGGCACAGGCTATGAAGATCGCAATCATCGACGACGAACAGGACATGCGCCAATCCATCAGCCAATGGCTGGCGCTCTCGGGTTTCGAGACAGAGACCTACCCCTCCGCCGAAGAGGCCCTGAAGGGCATCGGCCCCGACTATCCCGGCGCGGTGGTTTCCGACATCCGGATGCCCGGCATGGACGGCATGGCGCTGCTGAAAAAGCTGATGGCGCAGGACTCTGCGCTGCCGGTAATCATGATCACCGGCCACGGCGACGTGCCGATGGCGGTGGAGGCGATGCGGGTCGGGGCCTTCGACTTTCTCGAGAAGCCCTTCAACCCCGACCGGATGACCCAGCTCGCCAAGCGCGCCACCCAGCGCCGCCGGATGAGCCTGGATGCCCGCGCGCTGCGCCGCGAGCTGGGCGGCGGCACCACGATCATGAAAAAGCTGATCGGCGCCTCGCCGGTCATGGAACGGCTGCGCGAGGACATCCTCGATCTCGGCCAGGCCGACGGCCACGTGCTGATCGACGGCGAAACCGGCACCGGCAAGACCCTCGCGGCCCATGCGCTGCATGCCGTCGGCAGCCGCGCCAGCAAGGAGTTCGTGATCGTCTCCTGCGCCGCTTTCGACGAGGAGGAGCTTGCGGCCCAGCTCTTCGAGGGCAACGCCGACAAGGGCCGCCTGCCTCTGGTCGAGCAGGCGCGCGGCGGCACGCTCTGCCTCGAGGATATCGAGGCGCTCTCGCCCGGCCTTCAGGCCCGGCTGCTGCAGTTCATCAACGAGCAGGGCACGCCCGCCGAAACCCGCATCGTCGCCGTCTCCAACCTGCAGGAGCAGGGCAAGACCTCGGAGGATGCGCTGCGCCCCGATCTCTACTACCGGCTGGCGGCGATGAAGATCACCCTGCCGCCGCTGCGCCAGCGCGGCGAGGACATCCTGCTGCTTTTCACCCGGCTCTCCGAGCAGTTCGCCGAGGAATACGGCTGCGAGGCCCCCGCCGTCTCCGCCCAGGAGGCCGCGCAGCTGCTGCAGGCGCCCTGGCAGGGCAACGTCCGCCAGCTCATCAACATTGCCGAGCGCGCCGTGCTTCAGGCCCGTCGCGGCTCGGGCACCATCGCCTCGCTGCTGATGAACGACGAGGGCGAGGTGCAGCCGGTCATGACCACCGAGGGCAAACCGCTGAAGGAGTATGTGGAAGCCTTCGAGCGGATGCTGATCGACAACACCATGCGCCGGCACAAGGGCTCCATCGTCAACGTGATGGAAGAACTCTGCCTGCCGCGCCGCACGCTGAACGAGAAGATGGCCAAATACGGGCTGCAACGCTCCGACTACCTCGGTTGA
- a CDS encoding sensor histidine kinase yields the protein MFNARSLLRAWRRPLMRGVWVLVLVLAGFSVWLTNHFLTERFTETTRNQSELRQALYAGNIISELQRAQVVPLLLSRDPSLIGALNSSDYLTTSQRLIEFRDEIGAKSILMLDTSGRAVASTDRNQLGSNHRTAPYFVEAQRADSTVFTLHLQENNAMEFAYSRLIRHDNKGIGVIVVEVDLGKFERQWAGISDAVLVTDSQGTVILSTEPRWRGHPLKDALDEQDPPSAIQRAIEATADWSFIPPDAYIFGEAVMRTDGRIPFQGWRITSFTAYSSIRERVNGVLALEIMGFALLLAGSFWWLSRKARSDRRVALKESAELRQLNLRLQREIAEREKAERSLEVAEQTLAQSSKLAALGEMSAAVSHELNQPLAAMRTYLAGARLLLQRKRPEEALSSFQRIDDLIGRMGAITRQLKSYARKGEVAFEPFDLRDAVSSALSMMEPQLRTRHVSITRSLPAEPVVIRADRLRVEQVLVNLFRNALDATREVDAPALELTLSTGDTATLTLRDNGHGIEDLENLFEPFYTTKAPGDGVGLGLAISSGIINELGGRLTARNGRAGGAVFELQLPILRQDSATAAE from the coding sequence ATGTTCAACGCCCGCTCCCTCCTGCGTGCATGGCGCCGTCCGCTGATGCGGGGGGTCTGGGTGCTGGTGCTTGTGCTGGCCGGCTTCTCCGTCTGGCTGACCAACCATTTCCTCACCGAGCGGTTCACCGAGACCACCCGCAACCAGTCCGAGCTGCGGCAGGCGCTCTACGCCGGCAATATCATCTCCGAGCTGCAGCGGGCGCAGGTCGTGCCCCTGCTGCTCTCCCGCGACCCCTCGCTGATCGGCGCGCTCAACAGCTCCGACTACCTCACCACCTCGCAGCGGCTCATCGAGTTTCGCGACGAGATCGGCGCCAAGTCGATCCTGATGCTGGATACCTCCGGCCGCGCCGTGGCCTCGACCGACCGCAACCAGCTCGGCTCCAACCACCGCACCGCGCCCTATTTCGTCGAGGCCCAGCGGGCCGACAGCACCGTGTTCACCCTGCACCTACAGGAGAACAACGCGATGGAATTCGCCTATTCGCGGCTGATCCGCCACGACAACAAGGGCATCGGGGTGATCGTGGTCGAGGTCGACCTGGGCAAGTTCGAGCGCCAGTGGGCCGGCATCTCCGATGCGGTGCTGGTCACCGACAGCCAGGGCACCGTGATCCTCTCCACCGAGCCGCGCTGGCGCGGGCACCCGCTCAAGGATGCGCTCGACGAGCAGGACCCGCCCTCGGCGATCCAGCGCGCCATCGAGGCCACCGCCGACTGGAGCTTCATCCCGCCCGATGCCTACATCTTCGGCGAGGCGGTGATGCGCACCGACGGGCGCATCCCGTTCCAGGGCTGGCGGATCACCTCCTTCACCGCCTACAGCTCGATCCGCGAGCGGGTGAACGGGGTGCTGGCGCTCGAGATCATGGGCTTCGCGCTGCTGCTGGCGGGCTCGTTCTGGTGGCTCTCCCGCAAGGCCCGGTCCGACCGGCGCGTGGCGCTGAAGGAGTCGGCAGAACTCCGCCAGTTGAACCTGCGCCTCCAGCGGGAAATCGCCGAACGCGAAAAGGCCGAACGGAGCCTCGAAGTGGCCGAACAGACCCTCGCGCAAAGCTCCAAGCTGGCCGCCCTGGGCGAGATGTCGGCGGCGGTATCGCACGAGCTGAACCAGCCGCTCGCCGCCATGCGCACCTACCTCGCCGGGGCCCGCCTGCTACTGCAGCGCAAGCGCCCCGAGGAGGCGCTCTCGAGCTTCCAGCGTATCGACGACCTGATCGGCCGGATGGGCGCCATCACCCGCCAGCTCAAGAGCTATGCCCGCAAGGGCGAGGTGGCCTTCGAACCCTTTGATCTAAGGGACGCCGTCAGCTCGGCCCTGTCGATGATGGAGCCCCAGCTGCGCACCCGGCACGTCTCCATCACCCGCAGCCTGCCCGCCGAGCCGGTGGTCATCCGGGCCGATCGGCTGCGGGTGGAGCAGGTGCTGGTCAACCTCTTCCGCAACGCGCTCGATGCTACCCGCGAGGTCGACGCGCCCGCCCTCGAACTGACCCTCTCCACCGGCGACACGGCCACGCTGACCCTGCGCGACAACGGCCACGGGATCGAGGATCTGGAGAACCTCTTCGAGCCTTTCTACACCACCAAGGCCCCCGGCGACGGCGTCGGTCTGGGGCTTGCCATCTCCTCGGGGATCATCAACGAGTTGGGCGGACGTCTCACGGCGCGGAACGGAAGGGCAGGCGGCGCAGTTTTCGAGCTGCAGTTGCCGATCCTTCGCCAAGACAGCGCGACGGCGGCGGAATAG
- the purQ gene encoding phosphoribosylformylglycinamidine synthase subunit PurQ, giving the protein MKAAVITFPGSNCDRDLAMGFEQAGFEVARVWHKDTDLPSGIDVVGIPGGFSFGDYLRCGAIAANSPICRSVVAHAEAGGFVLGICNGFQVLCETGLLPGVLMRNAGLKFVCRNVGLTVANAESAFTSGYSQGDALTIPVAHHDGNYTIDSNGLAALESEGRVAFRYTDNPNGSVADIAGVLSANRRVLGMMPHPERAVDAAHGGTDGRAMFSGLAEALVSA; this is encoded by the coding sequence ATGAAAGCCGCCGTCATCACCTTTCCCGGCTCCAACTGCGACCGTGACCTTGCCATGGGCTTCGAGCAGGCGGGCTTCGAGGTCGCGCGGGTCTGGCACAAGGACACCGATCTGCCCTCCGGCATCGACGTGGTGGGCATTCCCGGCGGCTTTTCCTTCGGCGACTACCTGCGCTGCGGTGCCATCGCGGCCAACTCGCCGATCTGCCGCTCGGTGGTGGCCCATGCCGAGGCGGGCGGCTTCGTGCTGGGCATCTGCAACGGCTTTCAGGTGCTCTGCGAGACCGGCCTGCTGCCGGGCGTGCTGATGCGCAACGCCGGGCTCAAGTTCGTCTGCCGGAACGTGGGGCTGACCGTGGCCAACGCCGAGAGCGCCTTTACCTCGGGCTATTCCCAGGGCGACGCGCTGACCATCCCCGTGGCGCATCACGACGGCAATTACACCATCGATTCCAACGGGCTGGCCGCGCTGGAATCCGAGGGCCGCGTGGCCTTCCGCTACACCGACAACCCCAATGGCTCGGTGGCCGACATTGCCGGCGTGCTCTCGGCCAACCGCCGCGTGCTGGGGATGATGCCTCACCCCGAGCGGGCGGTGGATGCGGCCCACGGCGGCACCGACGGCCGGGCGATGTTCTCCGGGCTGGCCGAGGCGCTGGTTTCCGCCTGA